In a genomic window of Wyeomyia smithii strain HCP4-BCI-WySm-NY-G18 chromosome 1, ASM2978416v1, whole genome shotgun sequence:
- the LOC129719186 gene encoding uncharacterized protein LOC129719186, whose translation MENSEPFICTPNSKTPIRTLGMRRSLTRTIIKTFAPITYSPSIDGATQLIDVQSSPQIYSEDTCTRDNEFNENGIDKTPGNTPEPSINFETRIRRSRLSLNQRWKNEAISKKVRRLKCRRLLNEVESKNSEGSLLSAEHLSFTTCVRASNSLNVSALSQKNADLMSKIILWRNCCVQTLENLLEKSSCDNMESLLDALGIPSDLIRYDRSQQIFLDPD comes from the exons ATGGAAAACAGCGAACCGTTTATATGTACTCCTAATTCGAAAACACCGATTCGAACACTGGGAATGAGACGTTCTCTGACGCGTACTATAATT AAAACATTTGCACCAATTACGTACTCTCCTAGCATAGATGGTGCTACTCAACTAATTGATGTTCAATCATCACCACAGATTTATTCTGAAGACACATGTACAAGAGACAATGAGTTTAACGAAAACGGTATTGATAAAACTCCCGGAAATACACCAGAACCATccataaattttgaaactagaatACGAAGATCTCGGTTATCATTGAATCAACGTTGGAAAAATGAAGCTATAAGTAAAAAGGTACGACGTTTGAAATGTCGTAGGTTGCTAAACGAGGTTGAATCAAAAAACTCTGAAGGTTCCTTATTGTCTGCTGAACATTTAAGTTTTACGACTTGTGTCAGAGCAAGTAATTCATTGAATGTTTCGGCGCTGTCACAAAAAAATGCGGATTTaatgtcaaaaattatattatgGAGAAACTGTTGTGTACAAACACTTGAAAATCTTCTGGAGAAGAGCAGTTGTGATAATATGGAATCGCTGCTAGATGCTTTAGGAATACCGTCTGATTTAATTAGATATGATCGATCTCAACAAATATTCCTCGACCCTGATTAA